Proteins found in one Acetobacter oryzifermentans genomic segment:
- a CDS encoding antitoxin VbhA family protein, whose amino-acid sequence MEECERRRRAVEEARASNFRQGYVHDALLEDANARFIGGLISLEELRAEMRKAISSV is encoded by the coding sequence ATGGAAGAGTGCGAACGCCGCCGACGGGCCGTTGAAGAAGCTAGAGCGTCCAATTTTCGGCAAGGGTATGTTCACGATGCCTTACTTGAGGACGCGAACGCCCGCTTCATTGGGGGTCTGATCTCGCTTGAAGAGTTACGCGCTGAGATGCGTAAGGCCATCTCCTCAGTTTGA
- a CDS encoding replication initiator protein A — MKPRIKATRQRNPELALTVSETPNVDGRSVLLPERYPTPDLFICDVLDAIPKDDMASMEHPIFSLATKPDRRIFRYEHNGNTVEIVPSVKGLATIHDKDILIYCISQLIAKMNQGEQPNRTLHLTARDLLVWTNRQTDGDGYKRLRSAFERLAGTRITTNIKADGEEITEGFGLINEWRIVRKTNSGQMSEIKVTLSEWLFRMIEGRSVLTLHRDYFRLRKPLERRIYELARKHCGAQEKWGVSIEILQKKTGASSHIRVFRSMLRDLAINNHLPDYAVEINSNTVIFRNRETMDTVKVIEPKLQKPFVDPEGFHDARGVAPGYDVYALYDEWVSWWNDSGQPELQNPSAAFVGFCRNRHKRNPIR, encoded by the coding sequence ATGAAACCCCGAATCAAAGCAACCCGTCAACGAAACCCCGAACTGGCACTTACCGTCAGTGAAACCCCGAATGTTGACGGACGTTCAGTTCTACTTCCGGAACGATATCCGACACCAGATCTTTTTATTTGTGATGTCCTTGATGCCATCCCTAAAGATGATATGGCCTCAATGGAACATCCAATTTTCTCGCTTGCCACTAAACCTGATCGACGCATTTTCCGATACGAGCACAATGGCAATACAGTTGAGATAGTTCCGAGCGTCAAAGGGCTCGCGACAATCCATGACAAGGATATCCTTATCTATTGCATTTCACAGCTTATCGCGAAAATGAATCAAGGTGAGCAGCCAAATCGAACTCTCCACCTTACCGCACGCGATTTATTGGTGTGGACCAACCGTCAAACCGATGGTGATGGCTATAAGCGGCTTCGGAGCGCATTTGAGCGCTTAGCAGGAACACGGATCACCACCAACATCAAAGCTGATGGAGAAGAAATCACCGAAGGCTTTGGCCTTATCAATGAATGGCGAATTGTCCGTAAGACCAATTCCGGACAAATGTCTGAAATCAAGGTAACGCTATCTGAATGGCTATTCAGAATGATCGAAGGCCGAAGTGTACTGACATTACATCGCGATTATTTCCGTTTACGTAAACCACTTGAACGGAGAATATACGAACTTGCACGCAAGCATTGTGGCGCTCAGGAAAAATGGGGTGTTTCTATAGAAATTTTACAGAAAAAAACGGGGGCCAGTAGCCATATTCGCGTATTTCGCTCAATGCTCCGTGACTTGGCAATCAATAACCACTTGCCTGATTATGCTGTCGAAATAAACAGCAACACGGTTATTTTCCGCAATCGAGAAACGATGGACACCGTCAAGGTAATAGAGCCAAAGCTCCAGAAACCATTTGTCGATCCCGAGGGTTTTCATGACGCTAGAGGAGTTGCTCCAGGATATGATGTCTACGCACTCTATGATGAATGGGTGTCATGGTGGAATGATAGCGGACAACCAGAGTTGCAAAATCCCAGTGCCGCATTCGTCGGATTCTGCCGCAACCGGCACAAACGCAACCCTATACGCTAG
- a CDS encoding Hint domain-containing protein has product MSIVYPSNGTPYLTSGTTTFTSGQVVSGVTVTSNSQEILSSGATGIQQTIEEASGNTGGGEIIVLSGAQLLQKNDTGYWQNRGKIIVSSGGFISGGATTSGGITTILSGGIAKDIHAGNAGSGSIGTIIFSSGAILEGTTVARFEGTISGGTVTSGAQINVLSGGVLSNADAGNGGTITVSSGGKSTSTVISSGGTLTFTGGGSGSYTSLLAGGTLNIGSGTTYDNQHTTSLTATSGAQINVLSGGVLSNADAAAFGNIVVSKGGTGQDIIISSGGGLWVAGIASDTSVNNGGGIAIASGGVSNNNNVNSGGKIYADSGSVLGLTSVSSGGSAIVASGATISDVVTIQDGGTATIWNNTSGTIDLSGDTNHGLTISGLESGGTVSTVISGWNGSKPGNSDSIDLPGVSADGASYAYPSDDQVVVTLANGNTITLNIPGVKNTGFILSDDGHGGASAEVCFLSGSMIRTSEGDVAVEDIQIGDEVIAFDWRNDEDVVRQVVWVGKARATVRPDLPDDEAGWPVRILKDAIADGVPYKDMLITAEHCLFFRDRFVPVRMLVNGVSIFYDKSITSYDYYHVETEQHSVITADGMLTESYLDTGNRSSFRQEGKIATLRGAVKNWADDAGAPLGVERSFVEPLFRTLEWRENSVVGTKISTTKIETTTDPDLHLITQTGAVIRPMRKTAHHYSFMLPPNTESVRIVSRSSRPSDVIGPFVDDRRYMGVAVADVQLQCAKQQFDITSHLQDEKPSGWHDTDWTDCAWTNGNAELPLGDHLTHGKMGILSMTIRAAGPYLLNTKPNSDMKKHSA; this is encoded by the coding sequence ATGAGTATTGTCTATCCTTCTAATGGAACGCCTTACCTTACTTCGGGCACAACAACTTTCACATCGGGTCAAGTTGTTTCAGGCGTGACTGTTACCAGTAACTCTCAGGAGATCCTTTCTTCTGGAGCCACCGGTATACAGCAAACAATTGAAGAGGCTTCTGGTAATACTGGAGGAGGGGAAATAATTGTTCTTAGCGGAGCACAATTGCTTCAGAAGAATGATACCGGATACTGGCAAAACAGAGGTAAAATAATCGTATCTTCTGGTGGTTTTATTTCAGGAGGAGCTACTACTTCTGGGGGTATAACCACCATACTCAGTGGAGGCATCGCAAAAGATATTCATGCCGGAAATGCAGGATCAGGATCTATTGGGACAATTATTTTCTCTTCTGGCGCTATTTTAGAGGGTACGACAGTCGCACGGTTTGAGGGAACAATCAGTGGGGGAACCGTTACCTCTGGGGCCCAGATTAATGTTCTATCTGGTGGAGTACTCTCCAATGCCGATGCAGGTAACGGCGGGACGATCACTGTCTCTTCAGGAGGAAAGTCCACTAGCACTGTCATCTCCAGTGGCGGAACTCTGACTTTCACAGGAGGAGGCTCTGGATCTTACACAAGCCTTCTGGCGGGAGGCACACTAAATATTGGCTCCGGAACAACATACGATAACCAGCATACAACCTCTCTCACCGCTACCTCTGGGGCCCAGATTAATGTTCTATCTGGTGGAGTACTCTCCAATGCCGATGCAGCCGCATTTGGTAATATTGTGGTCAGCAAAGGGGGCACAGGCCAAGATATTATTATTTCCAGTGGTGGCGGTTTATGGGTTGCAGGCATTGCCTCAGACACGAGTGTCAACAATGGCGGCGGAATAGCAATCGCTTCTGGTGGCGTATCAAATAATAATAACGTTAATTCTGGTGGGAAAATTTATGCAGATTCCGGAAGTGTACTTGGGTTAACGTCCGTATCGAGTGGTGGTTCTGCTATTGTAGCCAGTGGCGCTACTATTTCAGACGTCGTGACCATTCAAGACGGTGGAACTGCTACGATTTGGAACAATACCAGCGGTACGATTGATCTCTCAGGCGACACAAATCATGGTTTGACTATTTCTGGTCTGGAAAGCGGGGGAACAGTCAGCACTGTGATCAGTGGCTGGAACGGCAGCAAACCAGGAAACTCTGATAGTATCGACCTGCCTGGGGTTTCAGCAGATGGAGCATCTTATGCTTATCCGTCTGATGATCAGGTTGTGGTTACGCTCGCTAACGGTAACACCATTACCCTGAATATTCCTGGTGTCAAAAATACTGGATTTATCCTTTCTGATGATGGTCATGGTGGCGCATCTGCTGAAGTCTGCTTTCTTTCGGGCAGCATGATCCGTACCTCGGAAGGGGATGTCGCGGTCGAAGATATCCAGATTGGTGATGAAGTAATCGCTTTTGATTGGAGAAACGATGAAGACGTAGTCCGTCAGGTTGTCTGGGTGGGTAAAGCGCGTGCGACAGTACGTCCTGACCTTCCCGATGATGAAGCTGGCTGGCCTGTGCGTATCCTTAAAGACGCCATTGCCGATGGCGTACCTTATAAGGATATGCTGATTACGGCTGAACACTGCTTGTTCTTCAGAGACCGTTTTGTCCCCGTTCGTATGCTGGTCAATGGTGTGTCTATCTTCTATGACAAGTCCATTACTTCTTACGATTACTATCACGTAGAAACAGAACAGCATTCTGTCATCACCGCTGATGGCATGCTCACAGAAAGCTATCTTGATACCGGGAACCGTTCATCCTTCCGTCAGGAAGGCAAAATCGCAACTCTGCGCGGAGCGGTAAAGAACTGGGCCGATGATGCCGGTGCGCCATTGGGCGTGGAACGCTCCTTTGTAGAACCGCTCTTCCGGACTCTGGAATGGCGTGAAAACAGTGTTGTGGGCACCAAGATCTCGACGACAAAAATCGAAACGACAACGGATCCTGACCTACATCTTATCACTCAGACAGGCGCTGTGATCCGTCCCATGCGTAAGACCGCGCATCACTACAGCTTCATGCTACCACCAAATACAGAGTCTGTGCGGATCGTCTCGCGTTCTAGCCGTCCATCAGACGTGATTGGCCCGTTTGTCGATGATCGTCGCTATATGGGCGTGGCCGTAGCAGATGTGCAGCTTCAATGTGCCAAACAGCAGTTCGATATTACTTCTCACCTTCAGGACGAAAAACCTTCGGGTTGGCACGATACCGACTGGACGGACTGCGCATGGACCAATGGGAATGCTGAACTCCCGTTAGGTGATCACCTGACACATGGGAAAATGGGTATTCTCTCCATGACTATTCGTGCCGCAGGCCCCTATCTGCTGAACACAAAGCCAAACTCTGACATGAAAAAACATTCTGCTTAA
- a CDS encoding recombinase family protein: protein MRRIGYARVSTIGQTLDMQIQTLNSFECHKVFREKASGADVERVELRRLIKNLCHGDTVIVTRIDRLARSTFDLFAIVKEIIQKGAQFYSLSEPWADTTTSTGRLMLAVLGRLADVERDLIRTRTAEGRARAVQLGVKMGRPTKIADIQRQDIIKRRQNGEFLKDIAEDFGISVGTVSRITTGADSHKSRKNKKGF, encoded by the coding sequence GTGCGCAGAATTGGGTATGCTCGTGTCAGCACGATTGGCCAGACTCTTGATATGCAAATTCAAACGCTCAATAGCTTTGAGTGTCATAAAGTTTTTCGTGAGAAAGCGAGCGGGGCGGATGTTGAGCGTGTGGAGTTACGTCGCCTTATAAAAAACCTTTGTCATGGAGATACAGTTATTGTCACTCGGATTGACAGGTTGGCGCGTAGTACATTCGACCTCTTTGCTATTGTAAAAGAAATCATCCAGAAGGGAGCGCAGTTTTACTCTTTATCGGAACCTTGGGCTGATACGACTACAAGTACTGGTCGTTTAATGCTTGCTGTTTTAGGCCGCTTAGCGGATGTTGAGCGTGATCTGATCCGAACTCGTACGGCTGAAGGTCGTGCGAGAGCAGTACAACTCGGCGTAAAAATGGGACGACCGACAAAAATAGCGGATATTCAACGACAAGATATTATTAAGCGTCGCCAAAATGGAGAATTTTTAAAAGATATAGCTGAGGATTTTGGAATTAGTGTTGGGACAGTCTCACGGATTACAACTGGAGCAGACAGTCACAAAAGCCGTAAAAACAAAAAGGGTTTTTAA
- a CDS encoding type II toxin-antitoxin system Phd/YefM family antitoxin, whose product MTCVSYTDLRQNLAHYLDEAVNSRAPIVVTRKTGKGSVVLMSEEEFSGWQETVHLLSSPRNAERLLRSIRDIEHGAATERDLLKQQGKPLA is encoded by the coding sequence ATGACCTGTGTTTCCTATACCGACCTGCGCCAGAACCTGGCGCATTATCTGGATGAAGCCGTAAACAGCCGCGCGCCGATTGTCGTGACCCGCAAGACCGGGAAAGGCAGTGTCGTGCTGATGTCGGAAGAAGAATTCTCCGGCTGGCAGGAAACCGTGCATCTCCTGAGCAGCCCCCGTAACGCGGAGAGGCTGTTGCGGAGCATCCGAGACATTGAGCACGGGGCCGCGACCGAGCGTGATCTTTTGAAGCAGCAGGGTAAACCGTTGGCGTGA
- a CDS encoding ribbon-helix-helix domain-containing protein: MAKSNTLQAMLDRAKGSGEAMPAPSPKPDISSRKPTLNGRKGTKLIGGHFSPEVSTQLRIIAAEEGTTVQSLLGEALDDLFVKKGRSRIVSG, translated from the coding sequence ATGGCGAAAAGCAATACGCTACAAGCGATGCTTGATCGCGCCAAAGGTAGTGGTGAGGCAATGCCAGCCCCCTCCCCGAAGCCAGATATATCATCCCGTAAACCTACGCTGAATGGTCGTAAGGGGACTAAGTTGATCGGTGGGCATTTTTCTCCCGAAGTCAGCACCCAGCTTCGTATTATCGCGGCCGAAGAAGGAACGACGGTTCAGAGTTTGCTTGGAGAAGCACTGGACGATCTGTTTGTGAAGAAAGGACGAAGCAGGATCGTTAGCGGATAA
- a CDS encoding recombinase family protein → MGQRAVIYCRVSTVDQSCLRQKDELKRFAERAGYEVSGIFMETGSGVRVDRAERRKVMALAQAREIDVILVTELSRWGRSTIDLISTLQELESYRVSLIAITGMTFDLATPHGRMLATVLAGIAEFERDLISERVKSGLAAAKARGKVLGRQKGERPKSDRLAPKVLALVAEKRSYRWIARDLGISKNTVAAIVQRDKVRSSLPS, encoded by the coding sequence ATGGGACAGCGCGCGGTCATCTATTGCCGGGTTTCCACGGTCGATCAGTCCTGCCTGCGCCAGAAGGACGAGCTGAAGCGGTTTGCTGAACGTGCTGGCTATGAAGTGTCTGGCATCTTCATGGAGACAGGATCTGGCGTTCGGGTGGATCGGGCCGAGCGTCGAAAGGTTATGGCACTGGCTCAGGCCCGTGAAATTGACGTCATTCTGGTGACGGAGCTGTCCCGCTGGGGGCGCTCGACCATTGATCTCATCTCCACGCTTCAGGAGCTGGAGAGCTATCGTGTTTCCCTGATTGCCATAACCGGGATGACGTTCGACCTGGCAACACCACATGGACGAATGCTGGCGACGGTTCTGGCCGGGATCGCTGAGTTCGAACGGGATCTGATCAGCGAGCGGGTGAAGTCCGGTCTGGCCGCTGCCAAGGCACGCGGGAAGGTTCTTGGCCGACAGAAAGGAGAGCGGCCGAAGTCTGACCGTCTGGCTCCGAAGGTTTTGGCGCTGGTGGCTGAAAAGCGGAGTTATCGGTGGATCGCCCGTGATCTAGGGATCAGCAAGAACACAGTTGCTGCCATTGTGCAGAGAGATAAGGTGAGGTCTTCTCTTCCCTCGTAG
- a CDS encoding type II toxin-antitoxin system VapC family toxin yields MIVLDTNILSELMRSGPDGAVLTWMSRQPMMTLFITAITQAEILYGLALLPKGRRRDLLIVAARGMFEEDFSGRILPFDGEAARVYAEIASRRRQAGEPISQFDAQIAAITQSRGASLATRNTRDFLNCGVTLINPWNEG; encoded by the coding sequence GTGATCGTTCTCGACACCAACATCCTCTCCGAACTGATGCGCTCCGGGCCTGATGGGGCGGTGCTGACCTGGATGTCACGTCAGCCCATGATGACTCTCTTCATCACGGCCATTACCCAGGCTGAGATCCTGTATGGGCTGGCACTGCTGCCGAAAGGACGACGACGGGATCTGCTGATCGTGGCCGCCCGTGGTATGTTTGAAGAGGATTTCTCTGGACGTATCCTGCCTTTCGACGGAGAGGCTGCTCGTGTTTATGCTGAGATCGCCTCCCGACGCCGACAGGCTGGAGAACCCATCAGTCAGTTCGATGCTCAGATCGCGGCTATCACGCAGTCCCGTGGAGCATCCCTCGCGACCCGGAATACACGCGATTTTCTCAACTGCGGTGTTACCCTCATCAATCCGTGGAATGAGGGGTAG
- a CDS encoding nucleotide-binding protein, translating into MKVLAVLSQKGGVGKTTLATCLAVAAEQAGKVAAIIDLDPQATASFWKDVRQLDTPAVASIQPIRLPAMLKACADAGTDLVIIDGAAVARDVAYEAARHADFVLIPTKTAVFDTMSMTHTLDVVRQLDKAFAVVLTFVPPQGQETGDAIKAVTELGATVCPVKIGNRKAFFRAQAAGQAVQEFEAHGPAANEIKRLYEYTDIQLYKNREVV; encoded by the coding sequence ATGAAGGTTCTTGCTGTTCTTTCGCAGAAGGGCGGTGTCGGAAAAACGACGCTTGCAACCTGTCTCGCTGTCGCGGCTGAGCAAGCGGGTAAAGTTGCTGCTATTATTGATTTGGACCCACAGGCGACAGCCTCTTTCTGGAAAGACGTACGCCAGCTCGATACACCGGCTGTGGCTTCAATTCAGCCGATACGTTTGCCTGCAATGCTCAAAGCCTGCGCAGATGCGGGTACTGATCTTGTGATTATCGACGGAGCTGCTGTTGCGCGTGATGTGGCTTATGAAGCGGCACGGCATGCTGACTTCGTGCTCATTCCGACGAAGACGGCCGTGTTCGATACAATGAGTATGACACACACATTGGATGTGGTTCGTCAGCTCGATAAAGCGTTCGCTGTCGTTTTAACTTTTGTGCCCCCCCAGGGGCAGGAGACAGGGGATGCCATTAAGGCCGTGACCGAATTGGGGGCAACGGTCTGTCCGGTGAAAATAGGAAACCGCAAGGCATTTTTCCGTGCACAAGCGGCGGGACAGGCTGTGCAGGAATTCGAAGCCCATGGGCCAGCAGCAAACGAAATTAAGCGTTTATACGAGTATACAGATATACAATTATACAAAAATCGGGAGGTAGTGTGA
- a CDS encoding BrnA antitoxin family protein, whose translation MSSKNRSMPSLHSDEAAEDFVATANLTRYDLSGFKPMRFEIEPKAAALNMRLPASLLDAVKARAKAKGIPYTRYVRMLLETDVAQAR comes from the coding sequence ATGAGCAGCAAAAACAGGTCCATGCCCTCGCTGCACAGTGACGAAGCGGCCGAGGATTTCGTCGCGACCGCCAATCTGACCCGGTATGACCTGTCCGGTTTCAAGCCCATGCGCTTTGAGATCGAACCCAAGGCGGCCGCCCTCAACATGCGCCTGCCGGCGTCCCTGCTGGACGCCGTGAAAGCCAGGGCGAAGGCAAAGGGCATCCCTTACACACGCTATGTCCGGATGCTGCTGGAGACCGATGTCGCTCAGGCGCGGTAA
- a CDS encoding DUF2442 domain-containing protein, whose translation MANNVNYQTAREADALHRATVPHAVSARFIRARRALHVMLSNDVEMSVPVDLLQDLQGASLNDLAEIEITPLGNGLHWPRFDADVLVEGLIQGIYGSRSWMAAQMGRVGGSSTSQAKVAARRNGAKGGRPRNVA comes from the coding sequence ATGGCGAATAATGTGAACTATCAGACCGCTCGTGAAGCAGACGCCCTTCATAGAGCAACTGTTCCTCATGCGGTCTCGGCACGGTTTATCCGTGCGCGCCGCGCTCTTCATGTCATGCTCTCCAACGATGTTGAAATGAGCGTGCCAGTGGATCTGCTACAGGATTTGCAAGGCGCTTCTCTGAATGATCTGGCCGAGATCGAGATCACTCCGCTGGGTAATGGGCTTCACTGGCCCCGTTTTGATGCCGATGTTCTGGTCGAAGGTCTGATACAAGGTATCTACGGTTCCAGGAGTTGGATGGCGGCACAGATGGGACGTGTGGGCGGATCATCCACCAGCCAGGCAAAGGTGGCGGCACGCCGGAATGGTGCGAAAGGCGGCCGGCCCAGAAACGTTGCGTAA
- a CDS encoding FitA-like ribbon-helix-helix domain-containing protein, which produces MAVMTIRNIDDSLKHRLRLRAAQHGRSMEEEVRDILRSVLSAEVSQEVDAGQAIHQRFARLGGVDLPPVSREAIRDVDFGM; this is translated from the coding sequence ATGGCCGTCATGACCATCCGCAATATTGATGACAGTCTCAAGCACAGGCTTCGTCTGCGCGCAGCACAGCATGGGCGTTCCATGGAAGAAGAGGTGCGCGATATCCTGCGCTCGGTTCTTTCCGCTGAAGTGTCCCAGGAGGTAGATGCTGGTCAGGCCATTCACCAGCGTTTTGCCAGGCTGGGCGGGGTAGACCTGCCTCCCGTGTCCCGTGAGGCCATCAGGGACGTGGATTTCGGGATGTGA
- a CDS encoding BrnT family toxin: MKIAGFDWDDGNWPKCGKHGVSRAEIEQVLLGEPAVMADPHPGEPRMRAIGRTEAGRYIFLVFMFRTISSQTRLRPISARYMHQKEIDHYEQQKQVHALAAQ; this comes from the coding sequence ATGAAGATTGCGGGTTTCGACTGGGATGACGGCAACTGGCCGAAATGTGGCAAGCATGGTGTCTCCCGTGCGGAAATCGAGCAGGTTCTGCTGGGAGAACCTGCCGTCATGGCTGATCCTCACCCCGGTGAGCCCCGGATGCGGGCCATTGGCCGGACTGAAGCCGGACGTTACATTTTTCTGGTCTTCATGTTCAGGACAATTAGCAGCCAGACCCGGTTACGTCCCATCAGTGCCCGTTATATGCATCAGAAGGAGATCGACCACTATGAGCAGCAAAAACAGGTCCATGCCCTCGCTGCACAGTGA
- a CDS encoding Txe/YoeB family addiction module toxin, with product MKVFFHENGWEDYLSWFQSNTAVLEKINTLIDDVRRHPFQGLGKPEPLKGQLSGWWSRRITGEHRLVYRVQGRAGEDQLIEVAQCRFHY from the coding sequence GTGAAGGTCTTTTTTCATGAAAATGGCTGGGAGGATTATCTTTCCTGGTTTCAGTCAAACACTGCGGTTCTTGAGAAGATCAATACCCTGATCGACGATGTAAGGCGGCATCCATTTCAGGGGCTGGGCAAGCCGGAACCATTGAAGGGGCAGCTTTCCGGGTGGTGGTCCCGACGGATTACGGGAGAACATCGTCTGGTCTACCGGGTTCAGGGGCGCGCGGGAGAGGATCAGCTGATTGAGGTTGCCCAGTGCCGGTTTCATTACTGA
- a CDS encoding IS5/IS1182 family transposase, with the protein MDPKSLFSLSDHLNALSKEGDPLEVLQETVDFEYFRAWLVEGLGYGDGRKGGRPPFDPVMMFKALILQAQHNLSDARMEFMIRDRLSWLRFLGLSLGDRTPDENTIRHFRNRLTETGTLRRVMKAFDWQLQNKGYIPMSGQIVDASLVPAPRQRNTEGEREAIKSGKSARDIWPDEPNKAAQKDTDARWTIKVGGKVRYRADGTPLPMIALPVFGYKSHISIDRRFGFIRGMAVTSASTPDGRLLRQVVSTDNTSSEVWADSAYRSRRNEKWLSDQMLTSRIHRRKPMGKPMSKATARANAAKSSIRAHVEHVFAHQKNRFNLFIRTIGLARAEAKLTLCNLAYNFNRLIFHERLETAG; encoded by the coding sequence ATGGATCCCAAGTCCCTGTTCAGTTTGAGCGATCACCTTAATGCATTGAGCAAAGAGGGCGATCCGCTTGAGGTTTTGCAGGAGACGGTGGATTTCGAGTATTTCCGGGCGTGGCTGGTCGAAGGGCTTGGGTATGGCGATGGTCGCAAAGGCGGCCGCCCACCATTCGATCCGGTGATGATGTTCAAGGCCCTGATCCTGCAGGCGCAGCATAATCTGTCAGACGCCCGGATGGAGTTCATGATCCGCGATCGGCTGAGTTGGCTGCGCTTTCTGGGGCTGTCGCTTGGGGATCGAACGCCGGACGAGAACACGATCCGGCATTTTCGCAATCGCCTGACCGAGACGGGAACGCTCAGGCGGGTGATGAAGGCCTTTGACTGGCAACTCCAGAACAAGGGCTACATTCCAATGTCCGGGCAGATCGTGGACGCCTCGCTGGTGCCTGCGCCAAGACAGCGGAACACCGAGGGCGAACGCGAAGCGATAAAGTCGGGCAAGAGCGCCAGAGACATTTGGCCGGACGAGCCGAACAAGGCAGCACAGAAGGATACCGACGCGCGCTGGACCATCAAGGTCGGCGGAAAAGTCCGGTATCGGGCAGATGGGACGCCACTCCCCATGATCGCCCTGCCGGTCTTCGGCTACAAATCCCACATCAGCATCGACCGACGCTTCGGCTTCATCCGGGGCATGGCGGTGACTTCGGCGTCAACGCCGGACGGACGTCTTCTCCGGCAGGTCGTCAGCACGGACAATACCAGTTCAGAGGTCTGGGCAGACAGTGCCTATCGATCCAGGCGCAACGAGAAGTGGCTGTCGGACCAGATGCTCACGTCCCGTATTCATCGGCGCAAACCCATGGGCAAGCCGATGTCGAAGGCAACCGCGAGGGCCAATGCCGCCAAATCCTCGATCCGTGCGCATGTTGAGCATGTCTTCGCGCATCAGAAGAACCGGTTCAACCTGTTCATCCGCACCATCGGCCTCGCCCGCGCTGAGGCGAAACTGACCCTTTGCAACCTGGCCTACAACTTTAATCGGCTGATCTTCCACGAGCGTCTAGAAACCGCAGGCTGA